From the genome of Burkholderia cepacia ATCC 25416:
GTGGCGGTATTCATCGGGCGGGCAGGGGGAGGGGGCGTGACGAAAGAAAAAACGGGCGCATGCGCGCCCGTTCCGGACCAAACGGTATCAGCCGTTGCGGCGCGCCTGCGTTTCGGCGGGGCGCAGCTTCGCGGCGAGCTTGTCGAGCACGCCGTTCACGTACTTGTAGCCGTCGGAGCCGCCGAACGTCTTCGCGAGTTCGACGGCTTCGTTGATGATCACGCGGTACGGCGTTTCGACGTGGTGCGTGAGCTCGAACGTCGCGATGAGCAGCACCGCGCGTTCGACCGGCGACAACTGGTCGATCGGGCGGTCGAGCGACGGCGTCAGCGCTTCGACGAGCGTGGTGTGCTCGCGGATCACGCCGTGCAGG
Proteins encoded in this window:
- the nusB gene encoding transcription antitermination factor NusB; this translates as MKKSARRQSRELATQGLYQWLLSNASSGEIDAQLRGALGYDKADKELLDAILHGVIREHTTLVEALTPSLDRPIDQLSPVERAVLLIATFELTHHVETPYRVIINEAVELAKTFGGSDGYKYVNGVLDKLAAKLRPAETQARRNG